From the genome of Haloarcula taiwanensis:
CTCTTTGCGACGTGGCACCACGGCGGGACCGTCGTCGGCTACCCCGCTTCGGGCTTTGACCCCGACGAAGCGTTCGGCCTGCTCTCGGAGTTCGGCGTCACCCGGTCGTTCGTGCCCGCGACGGCCCTCCGGATGCTGATGGACGTCGAGAACCCGACGGCGACGTACGACCTCGACGTCGAGACCATCGCCGTCGGCGGCGAGTCGCTGACGCCGGAAATCGTCGACTGGGTGGCCGAGACGTTCGACTCGGTCACCATCAACGAGTTCTACGGGCAGACGGAACTGAACCTCGTCGTCGCCAACAACTCGAACTGGTTCGACACCCGGCCCGGCAGCATGGGCAAGCTGCTGCCGGGCTATGACCTGGCGATTCTGGACCCCGAGGCCGCCGACCGCGGCGTCGCCGACCCCGTTCCGGCCGGCGACCTCGGCGAGATAGCGCTGCGCCCCCACGACCGCTCGGTGTTCTTCGACGAGTACTGGAACATGCCCGAAAAGACGGCGGCCAAGGAGGTCGAGGGCTGGTTCGTCACCGGCGACCTGGCCCGGCAGGACGACGACGGCTACGTCTGGTTCAAATCGCGCAAGGACGACGTCATCATCACGAGCGGCTACCGCGTCGGGCCGACGGAGGTCGAGAGCGCGATTCTCGAACACCCCGACGTGGTCCAGGCCGGCGTCATCGGCGTCCCCGACGACACGCGCGGGGAAATCATCAAGGCCTACGTCGAGACGGCCGCGGACGCGCCGGCACGGGAGACGCTCCGGTCGGAAATCGAGTCCGTCGTTCGGGACCACCTCGCCGAGTACGAGTACCCCCGCGAAATCGAGTTCGCAGACGCGTTGCCACAGACGACCAGCGGGAAAATCCGGCGCACAGAACTCCAGGAGTGGCACGCCGACGGCGAGTCATCGTAGCTTTCGGGACCGAACAGTCACTTGGTGCCGAAATCGGTGAAGTGAACACCACATCTGGGACGCTGTGTTCGTATCCTGGTTTTCTATCGATGCGTCGGCATAAATGCCTGAACCCATCACGGATTATGTTCAGAAATTGCGGTTTATGAGCAATATATAGTAATAAATACCGTCATTATACGCTTAAATACGAAATACGACACCAAATTAACGGCGCTTGGAGACTCTAACGCAATACGGATTCGAGACACCGGTCAGTTACCTGTCGATAGCACGGTTCCCGGCACAATCTACTCCAAAACACGGCTGCTCTACTGGCGCGCCGACAGAGCCTCCGGCGGTGTGCCTATACGACACTGGTTGTCGGTGCAGAAAGTATGAATGAAACGGACAGCCAGGATAGCCCGGCGTTCGGACGCGGGTAATCCCGTTTGCCTCCTCCACCCCGCGACCCCACGAGCGACGGGTGTTCGATGGTCCGCTGCTCACTTCCGTGCCTGGCGGGGTGCCATCGTTTAACCACGTGGGCACACCCCTGCAGGTGCGACCACGCGGACCGCCGTCCCCGTGGGACGAGGCTTCCACGTTAGCTTACGGGGTCCACGTCCGTCAGACCGGACGCCCCCGGTGTTCGGTCCCCGCTCAAGACCACAGTGCGGGCGAGGAGGGGGGCCTAGCCCCCCGACCTAGTCCATCTGAAACTCCGCCGCCACCCCATAAGGGCCTTTCGGATGCGCCCACAGACCGCTGGACGACGACCCAGTGGGCAGACGGGCCTACAGCAGGTCCAGCGCCCGCGCGAACCACGTGCCACCGAGCGGGATGAGACAGCCGACGGCGACAACGCCCCAGCGGTGATGTTCCATCAGCGTTGACTCGGTCAGCCCCAACACGAGGCTCTCGGGGACGGTGACCGCCCAGAGGAGACTCAAAGCGACGATGAACACGCCCATGCCGATGCTCGCGCCCGCCGCGACGCTCGGGTCCGACCGCCCCTCGCGGCCGGCCGCCAGCACGATAATGCAGACGAGCGCGAACACGCCCGGCAACAGCGGGGACAACGCCCCCGAGTTGTAGTACGCTCCCACGGCGCTCGCGGTCTCGACGAGGCCGTACGGAACCGCGAGCGCAAGGAGATACAGAACGCAGCCGACGATGCCGACAGTTGGAGCGAGCCGCAGGTCGTCCATATCGTCGCTGTGGCCGGCGGCGTCTTAACAGCGACGTTCGAGCGAAACGAGGAAATGTCGGCTCTCCGTATCCGTGACCATGGGACTGGGTTCCACCGCGAAAAAGATACAGAAGGTCGCCGACATCGCAGAGGACCTCTACAAGAAGGTCAACGAGCTGAAAACACAGCTCGAAGACCTGCGAAGCACTGTCGACGAGACGAACACCCGCGTCGACGGGATGGAGCAGGAACTGGCCGAACAGCGCGCGCTCATCGAGGCACTCGCCGAAGAACGGGGCGTCGACCCGGAGGCAGTCGTGGCCGAAGTCGCCGCTGACACTGATAAGAACACAGCTGAAGCGGCTTCAGAGTAACTCCCAGACAGCGGTACCATGAGCGCGGCGGAACCGGTTGGTTTAAATCATAACGTCATCATACCATTGTACGTAGGGCGCTTAGCTCAGCTTGGACAGAGTGCTTGGCTTCGGACCAAACCGTCGGGGGTTCAAATCCCTCAGCGCCCGTATCGGTTAGTTCCGGCGAATTTTCGGGTTTAAATCTTTCTAATCGCAGATTCTGGATTTATAATCTCGGTTCCTTTCGTTCAACAATCGAACGGTTCTGAACTGGAGCGGTAACGTCTGGTGATTCGCCTACATCTGCACCGTTCGTCTCTGAAAAAATCAATCGGCAATTGAGGGGTCACCACCGCTTGTATCGGAAACTCACGGCATTCAGGAACCGCCTCGAACGCTGTCAAGTGTTCCGTTCTGAATATATAGAAGGAGTTCAACAGTCACGTCTGGTCCGACGACCACTACCCGACGCGCCTGTGGCGTGTGAGCTGTCCCGGGTCCGGTCAAGTGGATAACGGCTCTCTTTCTCGCTTTGATCGCCGTCTCAGTGGAGCATATCAAGCAGGAAGATTGCGAGGAAGCCGACGAAGAAGAGCGTCGTCGACACCGGTGTCTCGGGAACTTTCCCGGCCTTCACCAGCAGTTCCTCGGTGACGAGGTACAGCAGGGCAGCGGAACCGAAGGCGAGGATAATCGCGATGGGGGCGCCGGTTACTCCGTCAAGTGCAAGCACGCCACCAGTTACGCCTGACGCGAGCAGCAGTCCGAAGACTGTCGGGACTGCGAGTTTCTTGACCACCCCGATATCTCGTGGGAGTGCGATGACGCCAGCAACACCGAGGAAGAGCACCTCGATGGCCAGCGCCACGGCGATGATGACGCCGGTGTCGGGATTGTCAAGGAAGGTTACCCCAATGAGGACTCCGTCAATGAGCATATCGATACTCACGGTGATGAGCAACCCCGCCGCGCCAGCAAACTGGCCGCCAATATCGCGCTTCTCGATGGTCTTACTCAGCCGGTGGATGCCCAACATCGTCGCAACCCCGATGGCGAACCCAAGCACTACGACTCGGGGTGCCCGGTCGTGAATGTTCGGGAGCAACTCAGCGGCAACGGCGGCGATCACAACTCCGGCCGCGAAGTGCTGAATGTTGCTTTCCATCTGCGGCCCCGGTGGATAGGAGATGGCGATTACGCCGCCCACCAAGGCGGCCACAACCGCGAGCGCGGTGTACGACAGCGCCTGAACCAGTACCATACGGCCCCTGCTGACCGAAGCGTCAAGAGTGTTTATCAGATACTGTTCACTGGTCCGGCAGTGGACGCGTCGCTGCTGGCTATGTGCTGTGTATTCAGCACGAGCCCACGAGAAAGTCTGGTTTCTCACATATAACGGGCATTCGACACCGTGGATTACGATGCCTCAAGCCCAACAAGGAAACCCGTCCACCAGTCGAGCGAGCGCCCTCCGCGCCCGTCGCGGATTTTCACCACCCAAACTGCCCGACAGCGTTGGCCCGAAATTCTCTATGAACGCAATGTTGTTGCTTTCCTTCGCTCGTCAAGCGGTTGGGACAGGGCTTGTGCCTTCCGGTGATTTACCTCTAGTCACACTGTACGCCGCTAAGAAACTCAATCACTCAGCGGGTATCGAACGAGTTAATCACGTCACCCGTGGAGTACGTCTCGACCAGGTTCTGTTCCTCGAAGTCGGCATCATCGCTCCAGATAGCTGCATCGTTGGCAATCGCGCACGCCAGATAGAGAACGTCGTCGGGGTCGGTGTCACCGATTGCTTCGTCTGCGTGCTTGATAGCTGGGTGGAAGTCTCCGGCAGGAACGACTTCGATGTACTGGAACAGGAGATCGACGAACTGTGCCACGCGGTCCGGTTCCATCCCGGACTTCTCCGCGATCAGTCGTTTGTAGCTATCGATCTCGTCGTGGACGAATGCCGGTGTCAAGAGGTCCGGTTCGAGTGTGACGATGAGTTCTCGCGTTTTCGAATCAGCGATGAGGGCAGAGATGACGACGTTGGCGTCGATGACCAGTTTTATTCGTCGTGTCTACGCCGATTCTTCGTCGACGCGCTTCCGTCCACGCTCGTTTATCTTGTCGGCGATCTCCTGTACGTCGGTCTCGGTGAGTTCGCTCTCACTGGTGAGTTCGTCCATCACTTCGAGCGCCTCGATCTTCTCTTCGATGGCCTGTCGTGTGACCTCGCTCCAGTTGATCTCGGGGTGTCTTTCCATGCGTTCCTTGAGGTCGTCGTCCACGTTGACAGTGATACTGGGCATACAACAAGCTATGTGTTCACAGAATACTGTGTTTTTCGGTGAATCTTAGGACCACTGATTTTGGCCGCCTCAGGCCAAACAATGGACTTCGTTCACCAGTCGAGCGAGCGCCCTCAGCGCCCGTGGCATTTTGCTGCGAGCAGACAGTACGAACTGAAGAGTGTTGCCTGTGGAATTTGCAGCAGGGCGGAGCCGGCGTGACGGTAATCAAGTCCACGGCGCACGTAGCCGTCTGCACGCGTCC
Proteins encoded in this window:
- a CDS encoding AMP-dependent synthetase translates to MGWTVMPDFEGHDEAREQFTWELPESYNPAVDFLQKHDDPERVALEQAYPDGRREQYTFRELDALSDRFATGLAGLGVEAGDRVGVVVPQKPQNPVTHLANWKLGAVSVPLTVLFGTDALQYRLDDAGTNVAIIDPAVRDDIDAVRDACPALEHVVEIETDAPAGDVHAFEDVLAAPENTDIEPYESTPDTDTAILYTSGSTGPPKGVRHSHALWLGRAAAAYNFFDQGLGPDATVWTPADWAWGAALGGTLFATWHHGGTVVGYPASGFDPDEAFGLLSEFGVTRSFVPATALRMLMDVENPTATYDLDVETIAVGGESLTPEIVDWVAETFDSVTINEFYGQTELNLVVANNSNWFDTRPGSMGKLLPGYDLAILDPEAADRGVADPVPAGDLGEIALRPHDRSVFFDEYWNMPEKTAAKEVEGWFVTGDLARQDDDGYVWFKSRKDDVIITSGYRVGPTEVESAILEHPDVVQAGVIGVPDDTRGEIIKAYVETAADAPARETLRSEIESVVRDHLAEYEYPREIEFADALPQTTSGKIRRTELQEWHADGESS
- a CDS encoding DNA-binding protein, producing MKLVIDANVVISALIADSKTRELIVTLEPDLLTPAFVHDEIDSYKRLIAEKSGMEPDRVAQFVDLLFQYIEVVPAGDFHPAIKHADEAIGDTDPDDVLYLACAIANDAAIWSDDADFEEQNLVETYSTGDVINSFDTR